Proteins encoded by one window of Salmonirosea aquatica:
- a CDS encoding response regulator transcription factor, whose protein sequence is MNRLLLVEDDPNLGALLQEYLTDKGYPTVLATDGQEGWQRFVDGEYDLCIFDVMMPRKDGFSLAKEVRMSGRDVPIVFLTAKSMKEDTIQGFRMGADDYITKPFDRDELLLRIEAILRRYRRTSAPEPEPDIFGVGTYTFDYEHQQLSRNGDTTRLTSKESELLKLLCQNLNQPISRSFALKVIWGDDTYFNARSMDVYITKLRKHLKDDPQVQIMNLHGEGFKLMG, encoded by the coding sequence ATGAACCGACTGTTACTCGTAGAAGATGATCCGAACCTGGGCGCACTGCTGCAGGAATATCTGACCGACAAAGGGTACCCTACCGTACTCGCCACCGACGGACAGGAAGGCTGGCAGCGCTTTGTGGACGGCGAGTATGATTTGTGCATTTTCGATGTAATGATGCCCCGCAAGGATGGCTTTTCTCTAGCGAAGGAAGTCCGCATGAGTGGTCGCGATGTACCTATCGTATTTCTGACTGCCAAATCCATGAAAGAAGATACCATTCAGGGTTTCCGGATGGGTGCCGACGACTACATCACCAAGCCTTTCGACCGCGACGAATTGTTGCTCCGCATTGAGGCCATTCTGCGGCGGTACCGCCGGACAAGCGCCCCCGAGCCAGAACCCGACATATTCGGGGTAGGTACCTACACCTTCGACTATGAGCATCAGCAGTTGAGCCGGAACGGCGACACGACGCGCCTCACCAGCAAAGAGTCCGAATTGTTGAAGCTACTTTGCCAGAACCTGAACCAGCCCATCAGCCGCAGCTTTGCGCTGAAAGTAATCTGGGGTGATGATACCTACTTCAACGCCCGCAGCATGGATGTGTACATCACGAAGCTCCGCAAACACCTCAAAGATGATCCACAGGTACAGATTATGAATCTGCACGGAGAAGGCTTCAAACTGATGGGCTGA
- a CDS encoding DUF3127 domain-containing protein produces MEITGNVISILPEVTGQGKNGTWRKQEFILETEGQYPKKVCIAMWGDKIDQFGLNVGDAVTASVDVESREYNQRWYTEVKTWKVEKAGSGQSAPSNVSGDFGPPPNPAFAPSSSDDDLPF; encoded by the coding sequence ATGGAAATAACAGGAAACGTCATTTCGATCCTTCCCGAAGTGACCGGCCAGGGAAAAAACGGCACATGGCGCAAGCAGGAGTTCATTCTGGAAACGGAAGGGCAATATCCCAAGAAAGTATGCATCGCGATGTGGGGCGACAAAATCGATCAGTTTGGCCTCAACGTGGGTGATGCCGTAACGGCATCGGTAGACGTAGAGAGCCGCGAGTATAACCAACGTTGGTACACCGAAGTAAAAACCTGGAAAGTAGAAAAAGCCGGCAGCGGCCAATCGGCTCCCAGCAACGTGTCCGGCGACTTTGGCCCTCCCCCCAATCCCGCCTTTGCACCCAGCAGCTCTGATGACGATCTGCCTTTTTAA
- a CDS encoding mechanosensitive ion channel family protein, with translation MNLDINQAIDLISNKLTVWVKELIRLLPNIVLASLILVLGLFIAKFIRRISLKLIRKVSHIETINTLFSSLVYAISVGVVFFVVLSVLNLDKAVTSILAGAGILGLALAFAFQDIAANFMSGIFLSFRRPLAVGDIVKSNDHMGIVEEVNLRDTMIRTFQGQRVIIPNKDVFQNTIENYSALHKRRLDLTVGVSYGDNLQKVKDIAIQAALKVSVRSPDDEVTLFYTEFGDSSINFNIRIWMKDTEQPTFLQGRHEAIMYIKEAFDANDIMIPFPIRTLDFGIKGGEKLSEMDVNVLNGMRK, from the coding sequence ATGAACCTCGATATCAACCAGGCCATTGACTTAATCTCGAACAAGCTCACGGTGTGGGTTAAGGAACTCATCCGGCTGTTGCCCAACATCGTGCTGGCCTCGCTCATTCTGGTGCTCGGGCTTTTCATTGCCAAATTCATTCGCAGGATTTCCCTGAAACTCATCCGGAAGGTTTCGCACATCGAAACCATCAATACCCTATTCTCGTCACTCGTCTACGCCATTTCGGTGGGGGTGGTGTTCTTCGTCGTGCTCAGCGTGCTGAATCTCGACAAGGCAGTCACTTCGATCCTGGCCGGGGCGGGAATCCTGGGACTGGCGCTGGCTTTTGCGTTTCAGGATATCGCTGCCAACTTTATGTCGGGTATCTTTCTGTCGTTCCGGCGGCCCCTGGCGGTGGGCGATATCGTCAAGTCCAACGACCACATGGGCATTGTGGAGGAAGTCAACCTGCGCGATACCATGATCCGCACTTTTCAGGGGCAACGGGTGATTATTCCTAACAAAGACGTTTTTCAGAACACGATCGAGAATTACTCCGCCCTGCATAAGCGCCGCTTGGATCTGACGGTAGGAGTATCCTACGGGGATAATTTACAGAAAGTGAAAGACATCGCCATTCAGGCTGCCCTGAAAGTAAGCGTCCGCTCGCCAGATGACGAGGTGACGCTCTTTTATACCGAATTCGGGGATAGCTCCATCAATTTCAACATTCGCATCTGGATGAAGGATACCGAACAGCCTACGTTCCTGCAAGGCCGCCACGAAGCCATTATGTATATCAAAGAAGCCTTCGACGCCAACGATATTATGATTCCGTTCCCGATTCGCACGCTGGATTTTGGCATCAAAGGCGGCGAGAAGCTCTCGGAAATGGATGTGAACGTCCTGAACGGTATGCGGAAATAA
- a CDS encoding DUF6797 domain-containing protein, with the protein MPNFSRTAYSLASTGILLLAALFLASNSHFTKVISTPPDSLEIGNFVEPNFPFISTSIDARKLGPGFPQDNQAARTLAIKLGDSAYVCFDTDLLRWSVAWTRKFMPMNLMAQVSYDDFFNKNNKLAKIAGVPQFATGSYAGWVTLQGGQSTFAAPIPKTDWFPLPAQEARWNGVYTYGSQVGLSYTVGSTDILELPGSREFDGQTAFTRTFKMGTSPTPLGLVLAEVPNGTKVEQDGRFVYIYQGTQQDTVTAVGVAGKGKSILTPEISGKNLLTVRVAPSAQGAEATVLVWKGPARLIKQFEKAAKSTKITLPDLKKGGPAYWKQEVATQGTLAPDTAAFVTDKLTLPLPNPWKRNVRVADVSFFKDGRAAVITFEGDVWTIDGIDRGLQNLRWKRFASGMHETMSIEVVDEKIYVFGREGILRLHDLNNDGVADYYENFSNVMSQSPEGREWAGDMVPAPGGGFYVAKGGSLSNGPGVTPQVAKGFRKGSEHNGVILRITPDGRDFEVIATGLRGPYLGINPQTGVLTASDQQGNFVPSSPIYLIKKGDYYGVSPTVHRTDNPPIAPPLTWIPHHVDQSSIGQAWVTSTQMGPLNGDLVHFSFGRPGLFRVLIDTTSQGIQGGLSMIHADYPAPTSKGTVNPKDGQLYVAGFNLWGSNSKGLSALLRLRYTGKPSYMVNTFEAGKQGIVLRFDSPLDAATATNPDNFQIKRYNYLRTEEYGSGHYKLDGSTGEEKIPVSASYLSPDQKSVLLLVPEMAEVMQMEVAYEVKAKDGHSIADEFWFTVNYLEDLSAAKYGFTNVDYNLLTARRETASKATEVASVAKGKAVFTKTACAGCHSQGTQTKGMYGPPFQGLYGAKRPLEDGTTVVADDAYLRESILNPTAKIVKGYNAEMPSFQGILSDTDIESVILFVKSLGEK; encoded by the coding sequence ATGCCTAATTTTTCGCGTACTGCATACAGCCTGGCTTCCACCGGGATTCTGCTCCTGGCTGCCCTGTTCCTGGCCAGCAACTCCCATTTTACCAAAGTTATATCCACGCCACCCGACTCTTTGGAAATCGGTAATTTCGTCGAGCCTAACTTTCCGTTCATTTCTACCTCCATCGATGCGCGGAAACTGGGACCGGGCTTTCCGCAAGACAATCAGGCGGCGCGTACACTGGCTATCAAACTGGGCGACAGCGCATATGTCTGCTTCGATACCGACCTGTTGCGGTGGTCAGTAGCCTGGACACGTAAGTTCATGCCCATGAACCTGATGGCCCAGGTTTCCTACGATGATTTTTTCAACAAGAACAACAAGCTGGCCAAGATCGCCGGCGTACCGCAATTCGCCACCGGAAGCTACGCGGGCTGGGTTACGCTGCAAGGCGGGCAATCTACCTTTGCGGCTCCCATTCCCAAAACCGACTGGTTCCCGCTGCCCGCCCAGGAGGCCCGCTGGAATGGCGTGTATACGTACGGAAGTCAGGTAGGTCTCAGCTATACGGTAGGAAGCACGGATATTCTGGAACTACCGGGCAGCAGGGAGTTTGACGGACAGACCGCCTTTACCCGGACCTTCAAAATGGGTACCTCGCCTACCCCCCTGGGACTGGTGCTGGCCGAGGTACCCAACGGAACGAAAGTAGAGCAGGATGGCCGCTTTGTGTACATCTATCAGGGTACCCAGCAGGATACGGTTACGGCCGTGGGGGTGGCAGGCAAAGGAAAAAGTATCCTGACGCCCGAAATTTCCGGAAAAAACCTGCTGACGGTTCGGGTAGCTCCCTCTGCTCAGGGGGCCGAAGCTACCGTCCTGGTATGGAAAGGCCCGGCCCGCCTCATCAAGCAGTTTGAGAAAGCGGCAAAATCTACCAAAATTACGTTGCCCGACTTGAAAAAGGGCGGCCCCGCCTACTGGAAGCAGGAGGTGGCTACGCAGGGTACCCTGGCACCCGATACGGCGGCCTTCGTGACCGACAAGCTGACTTTACCCCTACCTAATCCCTGGAAGCGGAATGTACGCGTAGCGGATGTCTCATTCTTCAAGGACGGCCGCGCGGCCGTTATCACCTTTGAAGGGGACGTATGGACGATTGACGGTATTGATCGCGGTCTGCAAAACTTGCGGTGGAAGCGTTTTGCCTCCGGTATGCATGAAACCATGAGTATCGAGGTAGTGGACGAAAAGATCTACGTGTTCGGCCGGGAAGGCATCCTGCGGCTGCACGATTTGAATAATGATGGTGTGGCCGACTACTACGAGAATTTCTCCAACGTCATGTCCCAGTCGCCCGAGGGCCGCGAGTGGGCGGGCGACATGGTACCTGCGCCCGGCGGAGGTTTCTACGTGGCCAAGGGCGGAAGCCTGAGCAATGGCCCCGGCGTGACACCCCAGGTGGCCAAGGGCTTTCGGAAAGGCTCGGAGCATAACGGGGTTATTCTGCGTATCACGCCCGATGGGCGCGATTTCGAAGTCATCGCAACTGGCTTGCGGGGACCGTATCTGGGTATCAATCCTCAGACCGGGGTACTCACCGCCTCCGATCAGCAGGGCAATTTTGTACCTTCTTCGCCCATTTATTTGATCAAAAAAGGCGATTATTATGGCGTAAGTCCTACGGTACACCGCACGGATAATCCGCCCATTGCCCCGCCGCTGACCTGGATTCCTCACCATGTAGATCAGTCGAGCATTGGTCAGGCTTGGGTGACGAGTACCCAAATGGGCCCACTGAATGGCGATCTGGTGCATTTTTCCTTTGGGCGCCCCGGCCTGTTTCGGGTATTGATCGACACTACTTCGCAAGGCATTCAGGGCGGGCTCTCCATGATCCATGCCGACTATCCCGCCCCTACTTCGAAGGGTACCGTCAACCCGAAGGATGGCCAGCTCTACGTGGCGGGCTTTAATTTGTGGGGGTCCAATTCCAAAGGGCTGAGTGCGCTGCTACGGTTGCGCTACACCGGAAAACCCAGCTACATGGTGAATACATTCGAGGCAGGTAAACAGGGCATCGTGTTGCGTTTCGACTCTCCCCTCGATGCTGCTACGGCTACGAATCCCGATAATTTCCAGATCAAACGATACAATTACCTCCGGACCGAAGAGTATGGCTCCGGGCACTATAAACTGGACGGCTCAACGGGCGAAGAAAAAATACCCGTGTCCGCCAGCTACCTTTCTCCCGACCAAAAGTCGGTGCTGCTCCTGGTACCCGAAATGGCCGAAGTGATGCAAATGGAGGTAGCCTATGAGGTAAAAGCCAAAGATGGACACTCCATAGCCGACGAGTTCTGGTTTACGGTTAACTACCTGGAAGACCTCTCCGCTGCGAAGTATGGCTTTACTAATGTGGATTACAACCTTCTGACAGCCCGCCGGGAAACAGCGAGTAAAGCTACCGAGGTAGCATCAGTGGCAAAGGGCAAGGCGGTGTTTACCAAGACCGCCTGCGCGGGCTGCCATTCGCAGGGTACCCAAACCAAAGGCATGTACGGCCCGCCCTTCCAGGGCTTATACGGCGCCAAGCGTCCGCTCGAAGATGGTACTACCGTGGTGGCCGATGACGCCTACCTACGGGAATCCATCCTGAATCCAACCGCTAAAATCGTGAAGGGCTATAACGCCGAAATGCCCTCTTTCCAGGGTATCCTTTCGGACACGGACATCGAATCGGTGATTTTGTTTGTAAAGTCGTTGGGAGAGAAGTAG
- a CDS encoding putative quinol monooxygenase: MMRTKKTGRLALLLITIMLPFFISNSTLAQENNQMVRLAKLVIDSTQLESYKAALKEEIEASVRLEPGVLTLYAVSEKKNPNHITILEIYADTAAYRAHLQTPHFIKYKNGTQAMVKSLELVETVPLIPGMKIK, from the coding sequence ATGATGCGCACAAAAAAAACGGGCAGATTAGCCCTGCTTCTCATTACAATCATGCTACCCTTTTTTATCAGCAATAGTACCCTGGCGCAAGAGAATAATCAAATGGTGCGACTGGCAAAACTCGTCATCGACTCGACCCAATTGGAAAGTTATAAAGCCGCATTGAAGGAGGAAATTGAAGCTTCGGTGCGCCTCGAACCTGGTGTACTCACCTTGTACGCTGTCTCGGAAAAGAAAAACCCCAATCACATCACAATTTTGGAAATATATGCGGATACGGCGGCGTACCGGGCGCATCTGCAAACCCCTCATTTCATCAAATACAAAAACGGGACACAGGCTATGGTCAAGTCCCTTGAGCTGGTCGAAACGGTTCCCTTGATCCCTGGAATGAAAATTAAATGA
- a CDS encoding sialidase family protein has protein sequence MSRIRNSSALVALFLNFCLFACQTVQSPRTMGSKVPDKAGIMETTVFESGQEGYLCYRIPAIVKAPNGDLLAFAEARRTSCSDFGDVEIVLKRSSDDGRSWGPLQVVADYAEYQAGNPAPVYDLTDPAYPKGRLFLFYNTGTAHEADVRKGKAVREIWYKTSTDGAHTWNDPVNITLLTSRPNAPNTNPTYTFSEDWRSYANTPGHALQIRNGKYRGRIFVAANHSAGPPQEHYRDYAAHAYYSDDHGQTFKLSPSLDYAGGNEATAAETSDGSLLLNFRNQSGDVKYRLQGFTRDAGTTWEEVRVMEGLPDPVCEGSLISYQPKKGQPVLLFSNANSQTKRENLTVRTSPDNGQTWSSGQVIYSGSAAYSDLVVQADDKIGVLYEKDAYKRIVYAQFEYSWLRE, from the coding sequence ATGTCCCGCATCCGCAATTCATCAGCCTTGGTCGCCCTTTTCCTAAACTTTTGCCTTTTTGCCTGTCAGACCGTTCAGTCGCCCCGAACGATGGGGAGCAAGGTACCTGACAAAGCGGGCATTATGGAAACAACCGTTTTTGAAAGCGGGCAAGAGGGGTACCTCTGCTACCGTATACCGGCCATCGTGAAAGCACCCAATGGCGATCTGCTGGCCTTCGCCGAAGCCCGGCGCACCAGTTGCAGCGATTTCGGCGACGTGGAAATTGTGTTGAAACGTAGCAGCGATGACGGAAGATCCTGGGGGCCGCTCCAGGTGGTGGCTGACTACGCCGAGTACCAGGCGGGCAATCCGGCACCGGTCTACGACCTTACAGACCCGGCCTATCCGAAGGGGCGGCTTTTCCTGTTTTACAACACAGGTACCGCTCACGAGGCCGATGTCCGCAAGGGTAAGGCGGTGCGGGAAATATGGTACAAAACCAGTACTGACGGTGCCCATACCTGGAACGACCCTGTGAACATCACACTGCTGACCTCGCGGCCCAACGCCCCCAATACCAACCCTACCTATACGTTCAGTGAAGACTGGCGTTCCTACGCCAATACGCCCGGCCACGCGCTGCAAATCCGGAACGGGAAATACCGGGGGCGGATTTTTGTGGCAGCCAACCACTCGGCGGGTCCACCGCAGGAGCATTACCGCGACTACGCCGCCCATGCCTACTACTCCGACGACCACGGTCAGACATTCAAGCTGAGTCCCAGCCTCGACTATGCCGGCGGCAACGAGGCCACCGCCGCCGAAACTTCCGATGGCAGCCTGCTATTGAATTTTCGCAACCAATCGGGCGATGTCAAGTACCGTTTGCAGGGCTTCACCCGCGATGCAGGTACCACGTGGGAGGAAGTACGGGTCATGGAAGGCCTACCCGATCCGGTCTGTGAGGGCAGCCTGATCAGCTACCAGCCGAAAAAAGGGCAACCCGTACTTCTTTTTTCCAATGCCAACAGCCAGACCAAACGCGAGAACCTCACCGTTCGTACCAGTCCCGATAATGGCCAAACCTGGTCATCGGGCCAAGTGATTTACAGCGGCTCGGCGGCTTATTCTGATCTAGTGGTTCAGGCCGACGACAAAATCGGCGTCCTATACGAGAAGGACGCTTACAAACGCATCGTCTACGCGCAGTTTGAATACAGTTGGCTGAGGGAGTGA